The genomic stretch GCCAGGCGGTGACGGACGTCGCCGTGGGAGGCTCGTCGGCCCGAACCACGACTGAAAACAAGGTCCGGCGTCACTTCAAATAGTTCACGACGTGACGTCACCGCCGACTCACCTGTAGCGCACACAAACAAGCCGAGCAGCCGGAGTgtcgtcatcatcatcagcagCCTCCGCGCGGCTTCATGTACTTTAAGGAGAAAAGTGTCCCAGCCCGACCAGTCTGACCAGTTTACATGCGGTGTCCCAGTCCCACCCAGTCCCAGTCCACCTGACACCTCACCATGCTGCCTTCACTGCCACACTCTCCCACCACCCGTGGAAGGAGTAAAAAAAAGGACACCGCggcttttctttgttttttttcttcgtttGCTGGAGCAAATTGAACCGGAACCTTTGAACCACTGACACACCCTGAACGCACCTTCTTAAAGGCGCAGGCGCCGCTGTTGGTATCAAGCCGATACGTTCTACTGTATTTTTGTCAATATCCTATATAGTTATTTCGTCATGTGATCGTAGTTATAACCAGTATACGTTTCATTGCAAAAGTGTAGCAAAACAAGAAATATTTTATGTCGATTCACACAATAATTAAAGTAAAAAATGGGTTTAATTAAATAACTTTGAAAAAGTGTGTTATGTGGCATTTtatctaaatgtatttattataataCCTTGGTTCGGTTTAGTTTGCTCTGTGCTTTGTATGGAGGTGAATACGTCTTTTAAttgtttgcgtttgaattttgtgaacatttattttgttgacagtttaattaaatacaaaaattgtGAGcacgtgtgtaaaaaaaaaaaaatcagtgcagaaatatgagttgcttcaaaactcaagtcCGCTAaattaaaacctcttaaggcccaagctgtttgtttacatgctttttttttttttttcctctttgctatttgggcttattggaccttaattaaaataaaaactaagaatcatcttctgatatgatgtacttagtccataagtacacaaacatgtacttcatgtttagtgacatgctaattcttatttttacacttttttccccccccaaaattccattgtatgttatactcttctgacaccaccagatggcagtataagtgtccacataagcggccataagacctcAGCTCAGtaatgtacacaattttggaaataagaactaaaaggtgctgtccacacatgtggccactaagcctttagaggaatTATTAAGACACAATTAAGCCAATTAGGTGTTAAGTTTGAAGTCActttatattttaaatttttttttttaccctgaaatGTCCTTTTCTAGATTTATTTTGCTCACAAATGTTATCAATTCAAATTGTCTGCAAATTTGATGGGAAAAAAACAGTTTAcacaattcaaacgcaaaaaaaactTAAGTTACATtacaaaaagcttttataatagaCGCATTAACCACAGCTTTGTATATCATCTTGGACATACCTTATACACGGGCAACAATATACTTACACATGTGttttatatgtgtatacgtgtgaacTAttccatttcatttttatttatctccttcattgatgtgcttttttgatcgatagacaattatacctcaattattcaattatacatttacacaccaatgcctgagaaggagtaGGATGAAGAaacatcttatattttcctgcccccttcaacataatacgtagtcttacttaatggatatcacataaaccaacaattacatccatatataatgaaaacaaacaaaaaacacacaaaaaaacacaagtgcaaaacttcatgaagtacaaaccgaaaaaaaaatatatatatacacctcacgggatgatacaaaacaaatacaaaaccaggcaaaaaataagtaaaataataaatataaagcaaaatgtaaacactaatTTGATtagtatattattttattatgaacACTGAGGACCTCTTGTGGTCGCCTTCTGCCATTGCTGGCGTGTGGCGTTAGCGGGGAGTCAGAGTACTCTTTTGACGAGATTAAATAAGTAGTTTTATGCTAGTTTAAGGAGGCAAATGTGTCAAAAAGTAAAAAAGGACTTAATAAAACACAGCACAAAGGGTATAAAGTGTCAGAAATATATTGTGTACTTGCAGAACTTTAATCTCATCGTATCGTCTTTGCCTTCCCGTAGTTTTTTCCGTGTACCTTGAACGCACCGCCTTCAAAGGACTGCTAACCACTGAATAAAGTGCGAGCAACTTTAGCTTAGCCGACCCGTCCAAGCCAACATGCCCGTGGATTTGACCCAGTGGAGCGGCCCGCTGGCCCTCCAGGAGGTGGAGGAGAAGCCCGCCGGGCCTCTGACTATTAAATACGGCTCAGTGGAGATCGACGAGCTGGGCAAAGTGCTCACTCCGACGCAGGTATGCTAATGTTGATTAGCATCGCCCAGCTAGCAGCAGGCTGGCGTCTTTTAGCACACGTTTAATTCAAATATGCTCCTTTTTGTGGATGGTTGGTAGAAAATAATGCGTTTAATGCACAAAAGGCCTGACATTTGAATGACAAATTATCAATGTTATGTAAGTATTTAGTCTTGCTCGCTTTTAACCGTTTCTAAACTAGTTAGTCGAGTCTGCCGTGCTGCTTTTTGCCACTAGAGGGCGACATTGCTTTGTTATTAACAGCAGCCCAGTGGACGTGACTTGTTACCTGCCCACAGGTGCAGAACCAGCCCACGTCCATTACGTGGGAGGGATGCGACCCCAGTAAGTTTTACACTTTGGCCCTGACCGACCCTGACGCCCCCAGTAGGAAAAACGCCAAATTCAGGTAAGTTATCAAACAGTGGAAATGATTACTTTTGAAGTGTTTGTCCTCCCATTTTTGGTGTGTTGTGATGACTCTACAAGGGAGTGGCATCACTTCCTGGTGGTCAACATGAAGGGGAACGACGTGTCGTCCGGTCGCGTCATGTCCGACTACGTGGGCTCCGGTCCTCCTCAGGACACAGGTGAGACACGACTGCGAATAAGGAGGACAaatcagtcacacacacacacccaccacaCCACCGCTCCACCGCAGGTCTGCACCGGTACGTGTGGCTGGTCtacgagcaggcgggcgagctgGCCTGCAGCGAGACGGTCCTCACCAAGCGCTCGGGCGACGGGCGCGGCAAGTTTAAGATCCAGAGCTTCAGGAAGAAGTACCAGCTGGGCGCCCCCGTGGCCGGTACCTGCTACCAGGCCGAGTGGGACGACTACGTGCCCAAACTCTACCAGCAGCTCGCCGGAAAGTaaacagaattaaaaaaaaaaaaaaaaaaagtgctactTTTCCCCGTCTTGGAAGACATCTTCTTTTGCACTAAttatgcttttgttttgaaagtgcCACTGATTGTTCTGACAAGTGAAATTTCAACTGCACAATAAATCGACTAAACTTTCTCTTGTAAAATTCTTattttattgttgctttttatttttattcttattgtaatatttttctaatttgtttccatttatacccccattatttactttttaaattcaatctcaattctgttcactgctgctggaattgtcattttcctgagggactctcctgaaggaatcaatacagtactatctatctatctatctatctatctatctatctatctatctatctcaggggtcaccaacgcggttcccggcgggcaccaggtagcccgtaaggaccagatgagtagcccgctggcctgttctaaaaatagctcaaatagcagcacttaccagtgagctgcctctattttttgaattgtatttatttactagcaagctggtctcgctttgctcgacatttttaattctaagagagacaaaactcaagtagaatttgaaaatccaagaaaatattttaaagacttggtcttcacttgtttaaataaatgcaaacattttttttactttgcttcttataactttcagaaagacaattttacagaaaaaatacaaccttaatgattttaggatttttaaacacatataccttttaaattccttcctcttctttcctgacaatttaaatcaatgttcaagtaaattttttttttattgtaaagaataataaatacattttgatttaattcttcattttagcttctgttttttcgacgaagaatatttgtgaaatatttcttcaaacttattatgattaaaatttaaaaaaaatattctggcaaatctagaaaatttgtagaatcaaatttaaatcttatttcaaagtctttttcatttattttaaaaattttgttctggaaaatgtagaataaataaggatttgtctttgttagaaatacagcttggtccaatttgttatatattctaacaaagtgtagattggattttaacctatttaaaacatgtcatcaaaattctaaaattaatcttaatcaggaaaaattactaatgatgttccataaattcttttttaaattttttcaaaaagattcgaattagctagtttttctcttctttttttcggttgaatcttgaattttatagagtcgaaattgaagataaactatgtttcaaaatgtaattgtcatttttttcgtgttttctcctcttttaaaccgttcaattaagtgtaaatatcattaattattaataataacatagagttaaaggtaaattgagcaaattggctatttctggcaatttatttaagtgtgtatcaaactggtagcccttcgcattaatcactacccaagaagtagctcttgctttcaaaaagcttggtgacccctgttctatctaaaccaggggtgtccaaagtgcggcccgggggccatttgtggcccgcaggtccttttttaacggccccacggcacatttaaaacaaattaaaaacataagtggtataaaagagcaaacaggtgaaatgtaacaagaaaatgtcgcaatttttactgtaataacacaaagctgccatgcaggctgtttctttctttaaaaaataataatgaatcaaaatcaatgtcattatgaattatggacctattcaaggctccaattacaacacatttgagatatttttggggaaaatgttgcatattttgtgtttgccatgtaaaaaactgagctgttttttttaaagggcctaaaacgaaaaacaaacaacaataaaacgtataattgacggatagatctgaagttgagctcgagattattgtgttaaaagtaaacagttaaaaatatatacataatttattttttaacactataattttagtgtgatttgtttttaagtggcattgctcaataaataataattaaaatcaattttatgagttattgaccgttttaaggctccaaatattatataatctcaaatattccacttaaaaatttattgtgtgaaaatattgcatattttggtttttttccataaaaaaacagttttctttgacaacaagagcatacaacttaaatctttaaaagcgttatattgactgATAGACCTGTAATcttatctagagatttaaaacttgaataataataaaaataataatactgaataatgacactttttttttttttttttttaccaaaacccttcgtggtccccgggatcaagcctgcgtggaggcctaaatgtatatttttttatacataatattgtattggtttttaaaataaaaaatatcaaaatggcccccgcttgctttgatttttcagaatgtggccctcagtggaaaaagtttggacacccctgatcgaaACAATCtgctttttttgtgcatttttggAGGTTATATTTTAAAGTGAATTATAGCACAATGAATGCAAAGTGAAGAAAATTAAACTATATTATTTAGACAATATTGAGGGGAAAATGTAAAAGGTATAATCGtaatgtttttgtctttttttatctcGTCGTTACAATCAGCTAACGTTGCAATGGCGCCCTCAAGCGGTCGCAGCGAGTAACTACAGTAAAACTATAAAACATCAAAACGCCATACAATAAAACTATTGTCTACATTATTAAACTAAAACACACGCGGGGGgacattttgtattgttttctaaAAAATTTTTTAGATTTAATTTGACTTTTATGAAGATTTACAGGAAAAAATATGTTGGTTTCTTTATTAAAACCTTGCAAATATCACTTGTTTGACAACAGTGACCTCTGGCGGTAGCACACTGACCTTACTCCATGCGACAATCAAGGgtgaatgccatccatccatccattttctaccgcttgtcctgtttggggtcgctggagcctatctcagctgcacacgggcggaaggcgaggtacaccatggacaagtcgccacctcatcacagggccaacacagatagacaacattcattcTCACACTAAGGACCATTtagtggaggatgcatatatctttaagagttctttcttttttacatagccatgtttagagtagctagtacttttcctttgtataaagCTTTAGTCTCTTTTGTCTTCAGATGTCTGTTTAGTGTCGTAAACCATCGGAATGTGAAGACAACCCCCACATCtctccttatcagtgttgagaggggggagatgggggttttctttgtgtgaaGAGGATTTGGCTTTTccgttggaatgccagatcaactagagcagccgatatgaatgtatttgttaaactgatctcctaaagctttagtaaaacttgaaaatattccaattctgtcttgatggtcctttttactcagcatatatgtcatcgaaagaacttgggattgaccagtaacttggaagagctggtcgacgcaacacaaTCAACCTACCCCcgggtgcgtgtctttggaggtgggaggggcctatccccaggtgcatgtctttggaggtgggaggggcctatccccaggtgcatgtctttggaggtgggcggaacccacgcagtcacggggagaacatgcaaactccacacagaaagatccattaaatcaaattaaaagtATATTATTTCAGGAACATTGCTAAGTGaaagaaatacaaaatatttatAGAATTGTGTGTAATATGTAAAattttaaatgattaaaaaataaactaCATACAAATAATTGTACGGTTAAATCATGATAGaaaaaaaatgatacaaatacaaaatctaaATAAAGTCAGttgtttcaaaaaataaatattttatgtaatatatttaacttttagaaaatattgcattGAGACTGAATTAAATAtaagatgttaaaaaaaacaaaaggtgaAAAGTCAAAAGAAGTTGAGGACGCAGCAAGCGTTGTGTCATCAGCACTTTATTTACAAATATAATTAAAAGCTTTTAAACACATCCATGCTTTTCTCTTAAAACGGGGGGGCGAGGGGATGTGATTAAAGTGCATGCAAtgacgtcatcatcatcatcatcatcatcatcataagaaGAGTGTTAAAAAAAGTGATGATGGAGTCACTTTTAGCAGAGGGGACAATAAAGAGAAATTTGGCGTGAGATTTAAAATAGAATATGAAAATACATAAAAGCTCTCCATAAATCCTTCCTTACaaagccccgcc from Entelurus aequoreus isolate RoL-2023_Sb linkage group LG17, RoL_Eaeq_v1.1, whole genome shotgun sequence encodes the following:
- the pebp1 gene encoding phosphatidylethanolamine-binding protein 1, with amino-acid sequence MPVDLTQWSGPLALQEVEEKPAGPLTIKYGSVEIDELGKVLTPTQVQNQPTSITWEGCDPSKFYTLALTDPDAPSRKNAKFREWHHFLVVNMKGNDVSSGRVMSDYVGSGPPQDTGLHRYVWLVYEQAGELACSETVLTKRSGDGRGKFKIQSFRKKYQLGAPVAGTCYQAEWDDYVPKLYQQLAGK